The Vicia villosa cultivar HV-30 ecotype Madison, WI linkage group LG1, Vvil1.0, whole genome shotgun sequence genome includes a region encoding these proteins:
- the LOC131632268 gene encoding uncharacterized protein LOC131632268 yields MKIISYNIRDDAKRQRREALLFKADFEKAFDTVDWKFLDYMMEKMGFSEKWRNWISECLRTSKISVLVNGSPTEEFSAGRELRQGDPLSPFLFMLAAEGFNLMMVSSVQRNLFDSYEFGNGEVKVSHIQYADDTIVMGRKSWKNVLAIKSTLQLFELVSGLKVNFHKSSLIGINVSLDWLEEAASVLNCKVGNTQFKYLGLAVGCNHRRKGIWKLVIDIVRNRLTSWNNNQLSIGGRIVLLKSVLLSLPVYYLSFFKAPWKWRLLTEKKILWVKVLECKYGEIGCGGGRVDKFSSLWWRDLQSLDKEEGRFRQNWFDSNLVREVGDGSESLFWDDQWLEGKNIKNTFPELHRRASDKKSSVREALRNEDGNLVLNYNWECNLEGEDQIRVDELGRYEIGGGVIPLKVSVLAWRVWQNRIPTRDNLVKRGILVDSQNSCPFGCDEEESVSHIFFECPLAWNAWSEVLRWLGFLYVSHNSALQNFDHFAGISSGGKVLKDRLSVIWFTCLWTIWKRRNEEIFGWVLQSWFLQRAGEKTLGRVMLECGSGLVRQVLAVGERKAVSALNVSEVVSWCIGVSVILEAVRTDLVGIERLLEYWQGRVEVHYV; encoded by the exons ATGAAGATCATCAGCTATAACATTAGAG ATGATGCCAAGAGGCAAAGACGGGAAGCTTTATTGTTTAAAGCGGACTTTGAAAAGGCATTTGATACAGTGGATTGGAAATTCTTGGATTACATGATGGAGAAAATGGGATTCAGCGAAAAATGGAGAAATTGGATCTCAGAATGTTTGAGAACTTCAAAAATTTCGGTACTGGTCAATGGGAGTCCCACAGAAGAATTTTCGGCAGGGAGAGAattgagacaaggagatccctTGTCTCCTTTTCTTTTCATGCTGGCAGCAGAAGGCTTCAATCTAATGATGGTCAGTAGTGTACAAAGAAATCTCTTTGATAGCTATGAGTTCGGGAATGGTGAAGTGAAAGTTTCTCATATTCAATATGCTGACGACACTATAGTGATGGGCAGAAAGAGTTGGAAGAACGTTTTGGCAATCAAATCGACTTTGCAACTATTCGAACTAGTGTCGGGATTAAAGGTAAACTTTCACAAGAGTTCACTAATTGGTATCAATGTCTCTCTAGATTGGTTGGAGGAGGCGGCATCGGTTCTTAATTGCAAGGTGGGAAATACTCAGTTTAAATACTTAGGGCTTGCTGTCGGATGTAATCACCGTAGGAAAGGCATATGGAAACTGGTGATCGACATAGTTAGAAACAGATTAACATCTTGGAACAATAATCAGCTGTCAATTGGTGGTCGTATCGTGCTTCTTAAGTCAGTTCTGCTTTCTCTACCAGTATATTACCTCTCCTTCTTTAAGGCCCCG TGGAAATGGAGGCTTCTTACTGAAAAGAAGATATTGTGGGTAAAAGTTCTGGAATGTAAGTACGGGGAGATCGGATGTGGAGGAGGCAGGGTTGACAAATTTAGTTCTCTATGGTGGAGAGACTTACAGTCCTTAGACAAGGAGGAAGGAAGATTTAGGCAAAATTGGTTTGATTCTAATTTAGTCAGAGAAGTAGGAGATGGATCAGAATCACTTTTTTGGGATGATCAGTGGTTGGaaggaaaaaacattaaaaatacaTTCCCGGAGCTGCATAGGCGGGCTAGTGATAAGAAATCTTCGGTGAGGGAGGCGCTTAGAAATGAGGACGGGAATTTAGTTTTGAACTACAATTGGGAATGCAACTTAGAAGGCGAAGATCAAATTCGAGTGGATGAACT GGGACGATATGAAATTGGCGGCGGCGTAATCCCTTTGAAGGTCTCGGTCTTAGCTTGGAGAGTGTGGCAAAACAGAATTCCCACTAGAGATAATCTTGTTAAGAGAGGCATCTTGGTTGACTCTCAAAATTCATGCCCATTTGGCTGCGACGAAGAGGAAAGTGTCTCTCACATTTTCTTCGAATGTCCGCTAGCTTGGAATGCATGGAGCGAGGTCCTGAGATGGCTCGGTTTTTTATATGTTTCTCATAACTCTGCATTGCAGAATTTCGATCATTTTGCAGGTATCAGTAGTGGCGGAAAAGTGCTGAAAGACAGACTTTCTGTCATTTGGTTCACGTGTCTTTGGACAATCTGGAAAAGGAGGAACGAGGAGATTTTCG GGTGGGTTCTGCAGAGTTGGTTTCTGCAAAGGGCTGGTGAAAAGACATTAGGAAGGGTGATGTTAGAGTGTGGTTCTGGTTTGGTTAGG CAAGTGCTGGCAGTTGGCGAAAGAAAGGCCGTGTCGGCACTCAATGTTTCTGAGGTAGTATCATGGTGTATCGGTGTTTCGGTAATTTTGGAGGCGGTTCGAACGGATTTGGTTGGAATTGAACGTCTGCTGGAGTATTGGCAAGGGAGGGTGGAAGTACATTATGTTTAG
- the LOC131637263 gene encoding flavonoid 3'-monooxygenase CYP75B137-like, with amino-acid sequence MILYGVDSTTLIVALFIITAVTWYIYLFFFKSKFQNLPPGPSGFPIFGNLLSLQPELHTYFAGLAQSHGPIFKLWLGSKLGIVVSSPSTAREVLKEHDTVFANRDVPAAGRAATYGGLDIVWSPYGAEWRMLRKICVVKMLSNTTLDSVYELRRGEVQRTIGYIHDQVGSKVNIGEQVFLTVLNVITNMMWGAAVEGEERESLGAEFREAVAEMTQLLGKPNLSDFFPGLARFDLQGVVKEMNALVPRFDRIFEKMIGERMKKKKEEEGKENESKDFLQFLLNLKEEGDSKTPFTSTHVKALLMDMVVGGSDTSSNTIEFAMAEMMNKPEVLRKVQEELESVVGKDNLVEESHIHKLPYLHAVMKETLRLHPVLPLMVPHCPSETTNIGGYTIPEGSRVFVNVWAIHRDPSIWKNPLEFDPARFLDGKWDYSGNDFSYFPFGSGRRICAGIAMAERTVLYFTATLVHLFDWSIPQGENFDVSEKFGIVLKKKTPLLAIPTPRLSNPDFYREN; translated from the exons ATGATTCTCTACGGTGTTGACAGCACAACACTCATCGTGGCACTCTTTATAATAACCGCAGTAACTTGGTATATTTacctcttcttcttcaaatcgAAATTCCAAAATTTACCGCCAGGCCCATCGGGCTTTCCTATCTTCGGGAACCTTCTATCTCTACAACCAGAACTCCACACTTACTTCGCCGGGCTGGCCCAATCTCACGGCCCGATCTTCAAGCTCTGGCTCGGAAGCAAACTCGGAATCGTGGTGAGTTCACCTTCCACGGCGCGTGAGGTTCTTAAAGAACACGACACCGTTTTCGCCAACCGCGACGTACCTGCCGCCGGCAGAGCAGCAACTTACGGAGGCTTGGATATAGTATGGAGTCCGTATGGAGCAGAGTGGAGGATGCTGAGGAAAATTTGCGTTGTGAAGATGCTTAGTAATACGACTCTTGATTCCGTTTACGAGCTCCGCCGTGGTGAAGTTCAGAGAACGATTGGGTATATTCATGATCAGGTTGGTTCGAAAGTGAATATCGGGGAGCAAGTTTTTTTAACTGTGTTGAACGTGATTACGAACATGATGTGGGGTGCGGCGGTGGAAGGGGAAGAGAGGGAGAGTTTAGGGGCGGAATTCAGGGAGGCGGTGGCGGAGATGACACAGCTTTTGGGGAAGCCGAATCTGTCGGACTTTTTCCCCGGGTTGGCTAGATTTGATTTGCAAGGTGTGGTGAAAGAGATGAATGCTTTGGTTCCTCGTTTTGATAGGATATTCGAGAAGATGATTGGTGAAcgtatgaagaagaagaaggaagaggAAGGAAAAGAGAATGAAAGTAAAGATTTTCTACagtttttgttgaatttgaaggAAGAAGGTGATTCCAAGACTCCATTCACAAGCACTCATGTTAAGGCACTTCTCATG GATATGGTAGTGGGTGGATCAGACACATCTTCCAACACAATTGAGTTTGCCATGGCAGAAATGATGAACAAGCCGGAAGTGTTGAGGAAGGTTCAAGAGGAGTTAGAATCTGTAGTTGGAAAAGATAATCTAGTAGAAGAGTCTCATATTCATAAGCTACCCTATTTACATGCAGTGATGAAAGAAACCCTTCGTTTGCACCCAGTGCTTCCGCTTATGGTCCCTCATTGTCCAAGTGAAACCACAAACATTGGAGGCTACACGATTCCAGAGGGATCTCGTGTGTTTGTTAACGTTTGGGCTATTCATAGAGATCCTTCTATTTGGAAGAATCCATTGGAATTTGATCCCGCAAGGTTCTTGGATGGGAAGTGGGATTACAGTGGGAATGATTTCAGTTATTTTCCATTTGGTTCTGGAAGAAGGATTTGTGCTGGAATAGCAATGGCTGAGAGGACTGTTTTGTACTTTACAGCTACCCTGGTGCACTTGTTTGATTGGTCAATACCCCAAGGAGAAAATTTTGACGTTTCAGAGAAATTTGGTATTGTTCTCAAAAAGAAAACGCCTCTGCTTGCTATTCCAACGCCACGATTGTCCAACCCAGATTTTTATAGAGAGAATTGA